A single window of Methanosarcinales archaeon DNA harbors:
- a CDS encoding nitroreductase family protein — protein MINDLILKNRSYRRFFQDNAIEIETLKELVELARLSASGANLQPLKFIISNDPEKNALIFPHLAWAGYLKDWAGPEEGERPAAYIIILGDAKISKNFGVDHGIAAQSIMLGAVEKGFGGCVIGSIQREGLREALTIPFQYEILLVLALGKPKETVVVETAVQNGDIKYWRDGNGIHHVPKRPLDELVIG, from the coding sequence ATGATAAATGACCTGATATTAAAGAACAGAAGCTATAGGCGATTTTTTCAAGATAACGCTATCGAAATTGAAACCTTAAAAGAACTTGTCGAGCTGGCCCGGCTGTCTGCATCCGGAGCCAACCTGCAACCTTTAAAATTCATTATTTCAAATGATCCAGAAAAAAATGCTCTGATATTTCCCCACCTGGCCTGGGCCGGTTATCTCAAGGACTGGGCAGGTCCGGAAGAAGGGGAACGTCCGGCAGCCTATATTATAATTTTAGGTGATGCTAAAATCAGCAAGAACTTTGGTGTGGATCACGGCATTGCAGCACAGAGCATAATGCTTGGTGCTGTGGAAAAAGGGTTTGGGGGCTGTGTAATAGGTTCAATCCAGCGGGAGGGACTTCGAGAAGCTCTTACCATACCTTTCCAATACGAGATCCTGCTTGTACTGGCTCTGGGTAAACCAAAAGAAACCGTTGTAGTCGAAACGGCAGTGCAGAACGGAGATATCAAGTATTGGCGGGACGGTAATGGAATTCACCATGTACCAAAGAGACCATTGGACGAACTCGTCATTGGGTAA
- a CDS encoding ferredoxin family protein produces the protein MFNSYESNTLDYNPDMCINCGMCSIVCPHGVFSPDENVARLVDPRSCMECGACQLNCPTGAISVDSGVGCANAMILAALKGTKEVSCGGDDSSCCK, from the coding sequence ATGTTTAATTCATATGAGTCTAACACCCTCGATTACAACCCCGATATGTGTATCAACTGTGGGATGTGCAGTATTGTCTGTCCCCATGGAGTGTTCTCACCAGATGAGAACGTTGCCCGATTAGTGGATCCCCGGTCATGTATGGAATGCGGTGCATGCCAGCTCAACTGCCCTACTGGTGCCATCTCTGTTGACAGCGGTGTAGGATGTGCAAATGCCATGATCCTGGCTGCTCTGAAGGGTACAAAGGAAGTTTCATGCGGCGGCGACGATTCTAGCTGTTGTAAATAA
- a CDS encoding YIP1 family protein, with the protein MDNFVDTWKKVITSPSAFYESMPKEGGYSEPLKFAAINLIVLGIGSAIISILINKIGFNLTGNMSMLGGSTVMATEFTIMSAISDIIIIPIMGIIGLFIFGAILFILFKIVGGTGSYEGTVRILSYSSAVSLFAWIPIVGMLAGLYELYLDIVGGTYVHNISTLRSAIAVLLPFVLLVILVVVVVIGFFTISSVSSY; encoded by the coding sequence ATGGATAATTTTGTCGATACTTGGAAGAAGGTTATTACCAGTCCTTCAGCCTTTTATGAAAGTATGCCTAAAGAGGGTGGATATAGTGAACCGTTAAAGTTTGCTGCAATCAATCTTATCGTATTGGGTATTGGTTCAGCAATTATATCAATACTGATTAATAAAATTGGTTTTAATCTGACAGGAAATATGTCCATGCTGGGCGGTTCAACTGTAATGGCAACTGAATTTACTATTATGAGTGCTATTTCAGATATTATCATTATCCCCATTATGGGTATAATCGGATTATTCATTTTTGGAGCGATTCTATTTATTCTGTTTAAGATCGTGGGCGGTACTGGTAGTTACGAGGGAACTGTAAGGATATTATCTTATTCCAGTGCTGTAAGCTTATTTGCCTGGATACCTATAGTAGGAATGTTAGCAGGCCTATATGAGCTCTATCTCGACATTGTTGGTGGAACATACGTTCATAACATATCAACTCTCAGATCTGCGATCGCAGTTTTGCTGCCATTTGTATTGCTGGTAATATTGGTCGTGGTTGTAGTGATAGGTTTTTTTACTATAAGTAGTGTCTCAAGTTATTGA
- a CDS encoding pyrimidine dimer DNA glycosylase: MRIWDIPPEKFCRNHLLGEHRELHAVWSILTKGKKAYSNHPETLRWKGKLKSLYLRHEMLVQEMKNRGYNHYTPLPVELATGDDIQNQFVNSYDEQIKILQNKGCGCKV; the protein is encoded by the coding sequence ATGAGAATATGGGACATCCCACCTGAGAAATTTTGCAGAAACCACCTGCTGGGTGAACACAGGGAACTCCATGCCGTCTGGTCCATATTGACGAAGGGTAAGAAGGCATACTCTAATCATCCTGAGACCCTGAGATGGAAAGGTAAGCTTAAATCCCTGTATCTGAGGCATGAGATGCTGGTACAAGAAATGAAGAATAGAGGATATAATCATTATACTCCGCTGCCGGTCGAGTTGGCCACCGGGGATGATATACAAAATCAATTTGTTAACTCGTATGATGAACAGATTAAAATTCTGCAGAATAAGGGTTGTGGATGTAAAGTTTAA